A stretch of DNA from Triticum dicoccoides isolate Atlit2015 ecotype Zavitan chromosome 2A, WEW_v2.0, whole genome shotgun sequence:
catcaaccgcgttactaaacgcttccgctttcggtctacgagggtacgtggacacactctccccgctcgttgctatacttcccctagatagatcttgcgtgatcgtaagattttttttgaaatactacgttccccaacaggtcatgtctacatagttctggaacccgtagggtccgcacgcttaacgttcaatgacgatttgtattatgagttatgtgttttgatgaacccaagtttgttcagagtcccggatgagatcacggacatgacgaggagtctcgaaatggtcgagacataaagattgatatattggaaggttatgtttggacgctGGAATAGTTTCGGAAAGGTTCAGACATTTTCTGGAGTAccgtggggttaccggaaccccccggggggttaatgggccttcgtgggccctagtggaagagaggaggcggcggccaggtggaggcgcgcgccccaagcccaatccgaattggagtaGGGTTGGCGTGGggggggcctttccttcttctcctccttctcttCCCCCCTTCCCCTTCTTCCGAAAGGAaagggaggggggggggcgaatcctacttggaccgggagtccaagtaggacccccctggcgcgccccctttagggccggccccctctcctcccccctttatatacgtgggagggggcaccccaaaggcacatcaagtcttctcttagccgtgtgtggtgcccccctccaaagttacacacctcggtcatatcgtcgtagtgcttagacgaagctctgcgccggtaacttcatcatcaccgtcgccacgccatcgtgccgactgaactctccctcgtcctcaactggatcaagagatcgagggacgtcatcaaactgaacgtgtgctgaatgcggaggtgccgtacgttcgatgcttggatcggttggaccgcgaagacgttcgactacatcaaccgcgttattaaatgcttccgctttcagtctacaaggatacgtggacacactctcccctctcgttgctatgcatcttctagatagatcttgcgtgatcgtaggattttttttgaaatactgctttCCTCAACAGTCTTATGGTCTACAACGATGACTTCCCGGCCGCTACTTCTATAAGTTCCTGGGTTTAAACAAGTTTTCTCCATTGAGACGGAGACTCAGAGGTAACATTAAGCTTTGCTTATGACGCGCATGTCGGTGGACACATGAGGAAGAATATTTTGACAGACTAAAAAGTTGGAtgtgtttcttcttcttttgtaAGAGTATGTTTGTaaagacttgtcatgcttaatATATGACCTTAGATCTTTTCGCAAAAAAGGTTAAGTGCGTTGTCATCTGCGAAGATTTTTATCAAAATGGCTAGAGATTATGTGAAAACGACATCTGACCGCTACCTGATGGAAACTAATGGAGCCACTCATACGATGTTAGGATGACGAAGAAAGGGGATGACCCACTAGATTTCCATGTACTTACGTTGGACTATTATGACTCGTCTGGTTTGCAGTGATTTTGTTCAAGGATTCCTACAGTGTTCTTTTTTTTGATATTTCGTTCTAAGTTGCTCACCATATGGGCCATGTGGTGGATTCCTATAGGATTTCAACCCCGAGGATTTTTTTTCTATGTATGACATTCGTTTCACATGAatgaaaggtattaggttccttagAGTTTTTCTTTTGAGACGGTTCCTTAAGAGTTGTGTCCATTTTAGCTTACAATCTAAGAATTTTTAGCATTAGGTTAGACCTTAAAAAACCCTAAGAATTAAAGCGAACAGGACATTATAATCCTTTAGTTTTCATATTTCTGTAACTTGAAATTTATGTAAGCCTAACGAGGCATGCGAGCGAGCCTGAGCTAACGGCTGATGCCAGAAAGAAGAAATGAGAAGAGGTAATAACTTGCGAAAAGAAAGACAGAAGAAATGAGAACAGAACCGCGCACGAGACAGAGAGTCGACCCTACTTccccctcaaaaaagaaaaagaaaaaaaaaagacccTACCTGGAAGCCGCCGCCCGCACCTCCCCCCGCACCCCCGTGACCGTGAGCAAGCAGATCGGTCAGAGAGCGGAGAGCCCCGCTGCTCCGACACAGTCCCCACTACCTCCCACAGCGCGCGAGGCAGGGGCCGAGGCAGAGGGCGAGGTGCGCCGGCCGGTCTGCCACCCGAAGCTTGGGAGCCCCCGGGCGGGCGGCTTGGTCAGGAACGACCGGCCGCGACCAGCCCCCTTCTTCCGCGCTCGCGCTCGTGAGATGGGGGGAGGAAGGGTTTGGGGCGAGGTCCCAGGATCCCGCTAGGAGCCCCTTCCGGCGTGAGGTACGGACTGTCCCGACCCCCTTTATTCCCCGTCTCTCTCTAGTTAGCCCTGTAATCGCCCAAGAAAGACAAGGTCACACACTGCCGGCCGTTGGGATTTTATGGGCGCTTTGCTTCCCAAATTTCCCGAGCGGTCCCTGTGATTCCATTGCCAATCGCTAGAGCAATCAATGGCCCATAGCTTACTGGGTTCTGATAGCAGTTGCCCTTTGTCTCCACTTCACTAGTACTCTACTTTATTATACAAGGAGAAGTTAACGTCCCTGTGCAAGCTTGGGATGTTGCAGGGCGTTTCAAAGCTGTGATGGAGTTAGCATCATGTCCTTCCAATCAGTTTCTCGTGATGATAACCCTCTTATTTATGTGACCTTGAAACCCAGAAGTGAAAAAAAACTGATTTCGGTGGCAAAATTGACTTGAATCATGGGCATTTAGCAAACtaattccagacggagggagtataagtcagTCAAATGTGTTCAGTGCAAACCCAAACATCTATTAAGATAAATACCAGTTTCTGTGTTTTCATCATGAAATATAGCTTCCCTGTACTCTTTAGGTATTGATTGGTGCACATCTATTTGTTAATGCAGTTAAGGTGGTTTTTTGGCATTTTCCATGTCATCTTTGGTAAAAGAAAGTTGTTATCACCACAATAATTTGCTTGGTGATATAGAAATGAAGCACAATCTAACTAAGTATTTCAATTTGCTTATTTAGCCTATTCTagctagtttttttttcttttgtggaaATCATTCTGACTAGTTCATACACGGTTATTAATGTCTTATGGGTATGTTGACCCAGGGTTCTGGTTACCGAGTGTTGGTGCGATGGACAGCCTTCAGAGTGATCCTTATACAAGGAGCAGCTTGCAAATGCAGCTCATTGACACCTCCACATCCTTCGAAACTAGCAATTTGGATTCGGTCAAGCATGAGGTTCCCACCCCTCAAGTTGGCATGACTTTTGAGACAGTTGATTTGGCATACCAGTCTTACCTAGAGTACGGGTACCGTGCAGGCTTTGGAGTTTCAAAAAGAACTTCCCATAGCGTTGATGGGGTAAAATACCGCGCAACATTTGTTTGTTACAAAGGTGGCATCGCTAGGATTAAGCCCGGGCTTAAAGCTCGAAGAAGACTTGTTGCGAAGACTGGCTGCAAAGCTATGATGGTGGTGAAGTATAACGCAAGTGAGAATCATTGGGAAGTAGTGTTTGTTGAGCTGGAGCATAACCACCCATGTAATCCTGAAATGGTCAGATTCATGATGTGTTTTAAGGATCTTCCTGACTGGCAGAGGGAGCACCGACCATTCAATGCGAAAactagattgaacccaaagattcaTTCTGGTAGAGGCAGGCCACCCAACCAAAACAAAGATTTCATGGTGAGGTCCTTCTCTCAGTCTAATTATTCAATTGAAGCAGCTGCCAAGTGTGGGAAGCTGAGATTTGCAGAGGGTGACGTTGAGGCATTATTAGTCTTTTTCGataagatgcaagctcaaaattcCAACTTCTTCTACAACTGGGACATGGATGATGAAGGCCGGCTTAAAAATGTTTGCTGGGTCGATGCAAGATCGAGAGCTGCATATCAGCATTTCAGTGATGTTGTCTGCTTTGATACTGTTTATTTGACATACCAGTTTGTCATTCCATTGGTTGCTTTTCTTGGAATCAACCATCATGGCCAATTTGTATTGTTAGGATGCGGTTTACTGGGAGATGAGTCTCCAGAGACTTTTTCATGGTTATTCAAAAAATGGCTAAAATGTATGAATGATAAAGCACCTGAAGCAATTATTACCACCCATTCAAGACCAGTAGTCAAAGCAGTCTCTGAGGTATTTCTAAATACTCGTCATAGATACAACCTTTGGCACATAATGAAAGAGCTTCCTGACATGTCTGGAAGAGTTGAGGATAAGGAGGCAATTAGCCTGAGAATGAAAAAGGTAGTCTATGACACCATTACAGCAGCTGATTTTGAGAGGGAGTGGGTTGAGATGGCCAATCAGTACAAGCTTCATGACAATCGTTGGCTCACAACCTTGTTTGAAGAAAGGGCAAAATGGGTGCCAGCATATGTGAAAGATGCTTTCTGGGCTGGTATCTCTACTGTTCGCCGCAGTGAACGGTTGGAGGCCTTTTTTGATGGATATATTACACCAGAGACCACAATAAAGATATTCATTGAACAATTTGATACTGCTATGAAGCTTAGGTCCGATCGAGAAGCCTATGATGATTTCCGTTCTTTTCAGCAAAGGCCACAAGCCCTCTCTGGTCTGTTGTTTGAGGAGCAATTTGCAAATGCTTATACTATAAATATTTTTCAGAAATTCCAGGATCAGTTAAAGCAGCTGATGAATGTGACTTGCACTGAAGTCAGTAGGAATGGATCGATAGTGACCTACACTGTGACCGTCATTGGGAAGGAGAGGAAGTTTGACTATAGAGTGATGTATAATAGTGCCGAGAAAGAAGTGTGGTGTATCTGCAGGTCACTACAGTTTAAAGGTATTTTGTGTAGCCATGCTCTTGCAGTCTTGAAGCAAGAGCTTGTGATGCTAATACCTTCCAAATATATTCTTGATCGATGGAGGAAGGACTATAAATGCCCCGAGGAATCTAAGGAAACTCCCATCCCACCAGAATCGGCAAAAGCAACAGGGAAGGGCACAAAACCGGAAAATGTCCGTGAAGATAAAGTGGACAACCTCTACAACGATGGCCACCAGTACTTTGCTGACATTGTGGAAATGGGAGCAACTGATCCTGATGCAATGGAGTATGTTCTGTCTGTGATGAAAGAAGCTAAAGAGAAGGTACGAAGGTTTGAGGAATCCCGAAAAGAGAAAAGGCCCGAAGGAAATCCAGTTTCTTCTAGTAAGAAAGGCGCCAAGTCTGCGAAGCCGCCATCTGCTGAAGATGTGGGAAACAGCACATCTGTGTCGGCACCTGCGAACACAGCAATGGCGACAGTGGCACCAACAATGATGGTGGCAGCCGCTTCAGCAACTCTGGCGGCATCTACACCAATGCCAGTGCCGTCATGTACACAAATGTCAGTGCCACCAACAATGATGGCTATGGCTACCACGTCGGCAGCTGTCCCACCAGGAATGTTTTTAGTACCGATGCACCCACATATGGTTTTTCCACCCTTCACCCCTGGATTACCAGCAGCAGTACCACCTGTAGCGCCACCTCCAGCCCCAACAGCCAATGCGGTGGGCGTTGTTTCCAACCCCAcgaagaagagaaagaaaagaaaggggaatAGTTGAGCTTGGGGTCAAGTAAGCTATTTTCAGCCTGATGTTTTTTACCCTTTTTTTCAAGGCGGCCACAAATCAATTGCTCATGTTATTATCTTTAAATTCTAGGGTTAGAAAGAGTTTTGTCCCGTGCATGTTATTGACTTATCACCGTTTGCTGCTGCAGGATGAGCTGCACTTGGGATTGCCTGCTGTACATTATCTCGCCCTTGGCTTGGAACCACTAATCTTAGTTAGCGCAGCTTTGGACTGCCTACTGTATACATGATCAGCCTTCTGTCGGATGTAATCTTATATGTAGCGCGGCTTCTGAATGTTAGTCTGCTTCTGATCTTGTGGATCACGATTTGGTGGAGGCTGGTACAACCCTTGCAGACTCTTATGTTGCTGGAGATTTCGCCAAATTATGTGATCACGCCGTATTTATGGCCAGCCACCGATGCCTGTTAGGTTCTTGTTAGGGAACACACCAGTATGCTCATCGTACATAAACTCATCATCTGTTATGCTGTGGGTACTGAAGTATGGATCGCCTGTTTTGAACCCCCATTAtttctactccatccgttcctaaacatTTGTCTTTTAAGAGATTTCAAATGaagtaccacatacggatgtatatagacatatcttAGAGGGTAGATTAACTCGttctgctccatatgtagtcacttgttgaaatttttagaaagacaaatatttaggtatggagggagtaGCAGGAATGTCCAAAGTAGATAGATAGCTGTGATCCGTTTTTGTTCCGTGCCTTGCAGTTGTGATGCAATGTAATTTTTGGCGGTGAGGCCGAGATGCAATTCTGGTCTACTAATCTGATTGTGGGTGCATGTCTGCATGATAAAACACAAAATCGTTGTTCAAGTGGAAACGAGCAGGAGATGGCGTCACATCGTCTCGTTCGCCGGACAGTAAAACGCGGCGTGTTccaaatttcaaacgagataagctTGCCCCATGCCATGACGCAGCGAGAGAGAGCCTGGAAGTCCATCTAGAAGAGCCAGAGAAGAGTCCCAGCCGCCCAAGTTTCAAGCCGCGCGACCGGCCCGCCTGCCTTCCCCTCGTCGGCCGTGGTAACTGACACCTCTCCCCTTCCCACGCGAACCCACCCAGCAGGCCAGGCCAGCGCGGACCGCCCCGCACTCGCACCCCCGCGTGTCGGGCCTCCCCTGCCGCCGCGTGCCCGTGCCCCGTCCCACGTCACGGCTCCCCCCGAAGTCCCCaaacccgcccccgcccccgccccaccCCGAAATCCAAATGAAAACCACCCTCCCCGTCGGCTTCCAACTTCCAACCACTCTTCCCATTACCGCTTCTGATTTGATCGATCTTCTTACCGCTTCCATCCATTCCACCAGCGATCAGAGTGTAAgctaggctctccacagcagcggcaacgCCACCATGCGGCTGTACGTGTGCGTGCTCGAGGCCCGCGACCTCCCGGCGCCGCTGGACGGGGGCGGCGAAGGATTTTACGCGAGGGTGAAGGTGGGGAGGCAGCGGGCGCGGACGCGGGCGGTGGAGCTGGCGGgcccgggcggcgcggcggcgtggaACGAGGAGTTCGCGTTCGCGGTGGGGGAGGAGGAGCACGAGGTGGTGGAGGTCAGCGTTGCGCGGCGCCGGGAGGAGGGGGCCGGGAGGGAGGTGCTGGGCAGGGTCAAGCTGCCGCTGCCGCCCGCgcaggccgcctccgccgccagcAGGAGGCACTCGGTGCCGCCCACCTGGTTCACGCTGCACCCCAAGCACCGCCGGAAGGGCCGCGCCGCCGATGCCGCGGACTGCGGTGCGTGCTGCACCCATTTTCTGCTAAACCTTTTTTTCTTTGCGTGCTGTAATTTCGGTAAATTCCTCCTCCAAATGGTCGGTGCGCGCGGCCGCCTTCCGGGCGAAGCCACCTGTATTGTCTGCCCCCTCCCTTGCCAAATGCCGCACGCAAGCTCGCCAGCGATGAGCACGCTCTCACGGAATGGAAAGTCAGTGCCTGTCATCGTAAGTCACTCGAAAGTATCACCACCTCGAGCGTACCGGCGACGTCTCTCTCACGGATGAGACATGAGAGACGGGCGGCATGTGTAGTGGTGATAGAGTAATCACGCACTAGGCCCGGCTTTTCTGCCTGACGCATACAGCCTTCTGTCTGTGCTGGTAGTTTTCAGACGCGATATCCACCGACAATTCCATATTTGTCCGGAGAATTCAGGCTCAGTAAATACATGTGGAGTATATGTTACATCTTGCGTGATGATTGCATTTTGTATCATCTTCGTTGGTCAATTGTATGTTGATGATGATTTTGCTTGTGTATCTTCCTGCCAGGGAAAATTCTCCTCACATTCTCACTCTATGGAGAGAACAGTGACAATACCGTCATCCACTCATCTCCCTGTCCAAGCTCCAGGAGTGGCACAGATGTGGAAATTGAGAGATCAGACTGCAGGGAACATTCAGGCGCCAACGGTGTGGTGCTTGATTCCGCAAGGAGTTCTGCAGTGGAGCAAACTTCTGTAGATAATTCTGACCGGTCAATACAAGCAGATTCCGATACAGTTTCTGAAGATGATGGCCTGATAGAGCCTGgtgctgcagcagcagcagcaaagagCGCCCATGACAGTGACGCTGAGCCGTCCGTTTCAGATGCAAGCTTTGAAGAAGCCATGGAAACCATGAAGGCGGCGAGTAGTACACCAGACATGCCGGATGATCTCGGTAGTGGCGTAATGTTTGATCACACTTACCTCGTGGAGGCGAAGGACTTGAACTCTCTTCTCTTCGGACCTGATTCCCAGTTCTCCAAGGACCTGCGTGAGCTGCAGGGTACCACGGACTACGACGAGCAGCCATGGACATGGAAGAGCCAGGACCCTCCCAGCTTAACCAGGACATGCCGGTACACGAAAGGCGCAACAAAGCTCATGAAAGATGTCAAAACCATCGAGGAACAGACCTATCTCAAAGCCGATGGCAAGAATTTCGCCATCATGACTCGGGTTCGTACCCCGGAAGTTCCATTTGGGAACTGCTTCGAGGTCGTTTTGCTCTACAAAATAACCCATTCCCCTGAGTTGTCACCAGGTGAAGAGAGCTCACGTCTGACTGTATCGTATAATGTGGAGTTCCTCCAGAGCACCTTGATGAAAAGCATGATCGAGGGAAGCGTTCGGGATGGACTCAAGGAGAACTTCGAAAGCTTTGCAGAGATTTTGTCTCGGCATGTGAAACTGGCTGATGCCGCGGGGATGGATAAAGAGCAGCTGTTGGCGCCGCTGCAGACAGATCGCCAGTCACATATCAGACTTGCTTACAAGTATTTCTGCAATTTTACCGTGGTCTCGACGGTGATAATGGCAGTGTATGTTCTTGTGCACATCCTTCTGTCTAGGCCAGGACCACTTATGGGTCTCGAGTTTAGTGGTCTGGATTTACCTGACACATTTGGGGAGCTGATCACATCAGGCATACTGGTTCTTCAGATGGAGCGTTTACTGAATATGGTATATCATTTTGTACAAGCAAGAATACAAAGAGGTACTATGCTACATTTCAACTTTACAACtactgcatctctctctctctcatgcacaaACCTGCGACCGAACTTGTCAATGTCATAATTGTGCTACGTCTGAAACCACCTTTTGtcgcaggaggtgatcacggggttAAGGCAAATGGTGACGGTTGGCTATTAACTGTAGCTCTGCTAGAGGCCACAAGCTTGCCGCCTGTTTCTTGTGGATCAGTAGACCCTTACGTTGTGTTCAGTTGTAATGGTATAACGAGGACAAGTTCTGTTCAACTCCAGACTCAGGAACCTCAATGGAATGGTTAGTATATTTCACTTGTTAGCCCACATTAACACACTTCACACTTGTCGAAAACCTAGTAGCTTTGTCTGATGTATGATTGATTGACTTGTGACTTAACTGAAATATTGCTGCAGAGGTAATGGAGTTTGACGCCATGGAAGAGCCACCTGCTATGTTGGATGTTGAGATTTTCAATTTTGATGGCCCATTCGACTTGGCAATCTCACTGGGACATGCAGAAATTAACTTTCTTAAGCACACACCAACAGAACTAGCAGATATATGGGTACCACTGGAAGGAAAACTAGCCCAGACATGCCAGAGTAGGCTACATTTGAGAATATTTCTTGAGAATACTAAAGGATCTGAGACATCAATGAGAGATTATCTTAACAAGATGGAGAAGGAAGTCGGTAAGAAGGTATTGTTCGGTTAACTTAACTTACCTACAGATGTCAACTAGTAGTAACATTTTTGACAACCCGAGTACCCGCATAATTTTACTGCAGTTACATGTTCGGTCACCGCATAGAAATTCAACATTCCAGAAGCTTTTTAGTTTGCCTCACGAAGAGTTCCTTATAGCAGACTATGCATGCTCCTTAAAGAGGAAATTGCCGTTGCAGGTAAAATTGTTTGAAGTTGCTATTTGTTTTTCCCTCCCTGCATTTACGATGTTTCGTGGTTTTCTGGTATTAGGTCAAGAAAGAAAGTTATGTTATTTGTGGATGATTCTTAGATATGTTCAGAATTTTCTCGCAAAAAATAGATATGTTAATAATTTAGTTGGAAGGTTTGATAAATCAAGCCTCATGGTGAACACTGTAAGTTGTATTGGTTATGAATGTTCATTTGTAGTTGCTCTGCTGCAGGGAAGGCTATTTTTATCAGCCAGAATAGTTGGTTTCTATGCTAATTTGTTTGGGCATAAAACGAAATTCTTCTTTCTGTGGGACGATGTCGAAGAAGTTGAAGTGTTACCTCCATCTTTCACAACAGTAGGCACCCCATCATTGGTGTTTATGTTAAAGAGTGGGCGTGGGCTTGATGCCAAGAATGGTGCGAAGTCGCAAGATAAGGAAGGGAGGCTGAAATTCCAGTTCCATTCATTTGGGTCGTTCAACAAGGCTAGCAGGTTTGTATTCTCCAATACTTCATTGGTGTCAAAATAACTAGGTTGCCATTGATGAAAACCTGCTGCTTCTTTTTAGGACGATAATCGGTCTGTGGAAAACAAAATCTTCAGCTATTGAACAGAGGGCTAAGCTGGAAGAAGATCATGGAGATGAGAGCCATGACGATCTTGACGACGTTCAGTCTGTGTTGAGCATTGGAGACGTGACCCTCTCAAAGGAGTATACAGTGGAACATCCTATTGATGTGAGATCTCTATTGCTTCTCCTCCATTTCCTTCTTCTATATGGGTCTATATTTTAGGGAGTTGAAAATTCGGCTAAAACCTCTTACAATCCAACATTTTCATTTTGTATGCCGGCACTGCACTTCTTTGTAGAATGTGTTACAAAACTGTAGTAAAATCAATTCCAGACAGCTGAATGTATCCAACGGCTATCCTTTGATTCCTCGTTGGCAAACTTGCAGGCAGATTTGCTGATGGGGGTGTTCGACGGTGGCGCCCTGGAGACTCGGACGATGAGCAAGGTGGGGTGCCTCGACTACACGGCGACCCCGTGGGAGGAGACCAAGCCGGGCGTGCTGGAGCGACACGCCAGCTACAAGTTCAACCGCTACATGTCCATCTTCGGCGGCGAGGTGGGGAGCACCCAGCTGAAATCGCCCTCGGAGGACGGCGACGGGTGGACGGTGTACGACTTGATGACGCTCCGCAACGTCCCCTTCGGTGACTACTTCCGGGTGCATCTGAGGTACGACGTTCGGAGGGTCGCGTCGTCGGAGCCGGAGCCGCCGAGCTGCCGGTGCGAGGTGCTGGTGGGCATCGAGTGGCTCAAGAGCAGCAAATTCCAGAAGCGGATCGCGAGGAACATCTGCGACAAGCTGGCCCACAGGGCCAAGGAGGTCCTCGAGGTGGCCGGCAAGGAGATAGCCTCGGCCATGTCGGGCTAGGTGACCGAGCTGGAGGATCGGGCGTTTTTTGTTCACCATCTTCCGGCAAAGCTGCGTGAAGCGTAGCAGCTTAGTCGTTACCGTTTCGTAGCTGACGGAGACGTGACACGCGCGAGCAGCAGTGCGCTAACACCCCAATACCGATGCATTAGTGCCTACAAACTTATACAGAAGTAAATAAAAAGAGCGGAGGAAATCTTCTGTGGGAAAAGTATGTAGAGTATATGAAAGCTATGTCGCAGAGAAGTGGCAAGACGGCTGTCTGGCGCAGCGTTGTGCGTTGCGGTGACACTGGGAGAAAAGGCTTTGCGGCGTCGTGCGTCGGCAACTTCGTCTCAtggagttaattgcacagaagtaccacaattcgggcatcacatgcagattggtaccacgattgctaatttttgcgtGTCAGTACCAACATTCGTCCAAATTTTTGCAAATCAGGCTAAAACGCgtatttatacgtattgacagtgtatctgacAGTTGGGGCCCGTCTGTCAGGTGCCGACGTGGCATATTTTTTGCAAAAGACCCCCTTGCTTTATACGTAATCACATAAATACCCGTTATTTTTGCGGGAAAATGTTAACCGTGAGAGAATTTTTTTTGCTCGGACTTGTTCGAAAGCTTTCAACGAACTGGACAAATAAATAAAGTAAACGAAAAATCGCGCGCGCCAGGTTTCGAACCTGCGACCTGCGGCACGCGGGCGTAGCGCGCTAGCCACCCGGCCAAAGGACTGCTCGTGTTTTATCCAGGCAGGACATTATTTATACAATAGCCGAACGCTGGCCGGTAGTTGGGCCAACTAAGGCCTGTAATTGTTTTTTCGTTTCGCCTTTTACTGACGCGCGTGCTGGGCTCGTTCGCCCGGATTTCTTTTCTATTTATTTATCGTATTATGCTTTTTTTTTtctggttttggtttatttttaggtttttctttctttcttcttttattcACTGGGttcgtttttcttctgtttttaacATACTTACTAAATATTTTTTTAGATAGGCTTCAATACATGATGTTTTCACATACATGATGAACATGTTTTCG
This window harbors:
- the LOC119355473 gene encoding protein FAR1-RELATED SEQUENCE 6-like, whose product is MDSLQSDPYTRSSLQMQLIDTSTSFETSNLDSVKHEVPTPQVGMTFETVDLAYQSYLEYGYRAGFGVSKRTSHSVDGVKYRATFVCYKGGIARIKPGLKARRRLVAKTGCKAMMVVKYNASENHWEVVFVELEHNHPCNPEMVRFMMCFKDLPDWQREHRPFNAKTRLNPKIHSGRGRPPNQNKDFMVRSFSQSNYSIEAAAKCGKLRFAEGDVEALLVFFDKMQAQNSNFFYNWDMDDEGRLKNVCWVDARSRAAYQHFSDVVCFDTVYLTYQFVIPLVAFLGINHHGQFVLLGCGLLGDESPETFSWLFKKWLKCMNDKAPEAIITTHSRPVVKAVSEVFLNTRHRYNLWHIMKELPDMSGRVEDKEAISLRMKKVVYDTITAADFEREWVEMANQYKLHDNRWLTTLFEERAKWVPAYVKDAFWAGISTVRRSERLEAFFDGYITPETTIKIFIEQFDTAMKLRSDREAYDDFRSFQQRPQALSGLLFEEQFANAYTINIFQKFQDQLKQLMNVTCTEVSRNGSIVTYTVTVIGKERKFDYRVMYNSAEKEVWCICRSLQFKGILCSHALAVLKQELVMLIPSKYILDRWRKDYKCPEESKETPIPPESAKATGKGTKPENVREDKVDNLYNDGHQYFADIVEMGATDPDAMEYVLSVMKEAKEKVRRFEESRKEKRPEGNPVSSSKKGAKSAKPPSAEDVGNSTSVSAPANTAMATVAPTMMVAAASATLAASTPMPVPSCTQMSVPPTMMAMATTSAAVPPGMFLVPMHPHMVFPPFTPGLPAAVPPVAPPPAPTANAVGVVSNPTKKRKKRKGNS
- the LOC119357969 gene encoding C2 and GRAM domain-containing protein At5g50170-like; amino-acid sequence: MRLYVCVLEARDLPAPLDGGGEGFYARVKVGRQRARTRAVELAGPGGAAAWNEEFAFAVGEEEHEVVEVSVARRREEGAGREVLGRVKLPLPPAQAASAASRRHSVPPTWFTLHPKHRRKGRAADAADCGKILLTFSLYGENSDNTVIHSSPCPSSRSGTDVEIERSDCREHSGANGVVLDSARSSAVEQTSVDNSDRSIQADSDTVSEDDGLIEPGAAAAAAKSAHDSDAEPSVSDASFEEAMETMKAASSTPDMPDDLGSGVMFDHTYLVEAKDLNSLLFGPDSQFSKDLRELQGTTDYDEQPWTWKSQDPPSLTRTCRYTKGATKLMKDVKTIEEQTYLKADGKNFAIMTRVRTPEVPFGNCFEVVLLYKITHSPELSPGEESSRLTVSYNVEFLQSTLMKSMIEGSVRDGLKENFESFAEILSRHVKLADAAGMDKEQLLAPLQTDRQSHIRLAYKYFCNFTVVSTVIMAVYVLVHILLSRPGPLMGLEFSGLDLPDTFGELITSGILVLQMERLLNMVYHFVQARIQRGGDHGVKANGDGWLLTVALLEATSLPPVSCGSVDPYVVFSCNGITRTSSVQLQTQEPQWNEVMEFDAMEEPPAMLDVEIFNFDGPFDLAISLGHAEINFLKHTPTELADIWVPLEGKLAQTCQSRLHLRIFLENTKGSETSMRDYLNKMEKEVGKKLHVRSPHRNSTFQKLFSLPHEEFLIADYACSLKRKLPLQGRLFLSARIVGFYANLFGHKTKFFFLWDDVEEVEVLPPSFTTVGTPSLVFMLKSGRGLDAKNGAKSQDKEGRLKFQFHSFGSFNKASRTIIGLWKTKSSAIEQRAKLEEDHGDESHDDLDDVQSVLSIGDVTLSKEYTVEHPIDADLLMGVFDGGALETRTMSKVGCLDYTATPWEETKPGVLERHASYKFNRYMSIFGGEVGSTQLKSPSEDGDGWTVYDLMTLRNVPFGDYFRVHLRYDVRRVASSEPEPPSCRCEVLVGIEWLKSSKFQKRIARNICDKLAHRAKEVLEVAGKEIASAMSG